The stretch of DNA ACCACTTGGAAACGTTCTTAATCGAAATCATCTAGCGACCTTTTTCTGAAGACCTTTCACGAGGCTCGACGCGGCCACGCAAATCACGAAATAGCACGCACCGGCGAACAGTACCATTTCGACCGTCGTGCCGTCGCGGTCGCCGATATTCGTCGCGGTGCGGAAGAAGTCCGCGAGGCTGATCACGTACACGAGCGACGTGTCCTGGAACAGCACGATCGCCTGCGTGAGCAGCAGCGGCACCATCGCGCGGAACGCCTGCGGCAGCACGATGTAGCGCATCGCCTGGCCATAGCGCATGCCGAGCGCGAACGACGCGTTCACCTGGCCGCGCGGCACCGCCTGGATGCCCGCGCGGATGATCTCCGAGTAATACGCGGCCTCGAACAGCGAGAACGCGACCATCGCGGACGCAAGCCGGATGTCGATGTCCGGCGACAGGCTCAGCACGCTTTGCAGCACCTGCGGCACGATCAGGAAGAACCACAGCAGGACCATCACCAGCGGGATCGAGCGGAACACCGTCACGTACGCCTTCGAGAACCATTCGAGCGGCTTGACGCCCGACAGCCGCATCAGCGCGAGCAGCGTGCCCCACAGGATGCCGACCACGATCGCGATGACGGTGATCTTGAACGTGACGATCGCGCCGGTCCACAGCGTCGGCAGCGCGCCCGGAATGCCGCTCCAGTCGAAATGATGCATCACTTGCCTCCGATATAGCCGGGCAGCCGGGTCTTCGCTTCGACCCAGCGCATCAGGCTCATCACGACCAGGTTGATCAGCATGTACGCGACGGTCACCGCGATGAACGACTCATACGTCTGCGCGGTGTAGTCGACCAGTTGCCGCGCCTGCGCGGACAGGTCGAGCAGGCCGATCGTCGATGCGACCGCCGAGTTCTTGAAGATGTTCAGGAACTCGGACGTGAGCGGCGGCACGATGATCCGGTACGCGACCGGCAGCAGCACGTAGCGGTACGTCTGCCACTGCGTCAAGCCGACCGCGAGGCCCGCCGCGCGCTGGCCGCGCGGCAGCGCGTTGATGCCGGAGCGCACCTGCTCGCACACGCGCGCGCCGGTGAATAACCCGAGGCAGACGATCGACGACGAGAAGAACTGCGCGTTCGGCGGCAACTGCTTGAACCACGTGCCGAGC from Paraburkholderia caballeronis encodes:
- the gltK gene encoding glutamate/aspartate ABC transporter permease GltK gives rise to the protein MHHFDWSGIPGALPTLWTGAIVTFKITVIAIVVGILWGTLLALMRLSGVKPLEWFSKAYVTVFRSIPLVMVLLWFFLIVPQVLQSVLSLSPDIDIRLASAMVAFSLFEAAYYSEIIRAGIQAVPRGQVNASFALGMRYGQAMRYIVLPQAFRAMVPLLLTQAIVLFQDTSLVYVISLADFFRTATNIGDRDGTTVEMVLFAGACYFVICVAASSLVKGLQKKVAR
- a CDS encoding amino acid ABC transporter permease — translated: MSYHWNWGILLSPVSTGEPTTYLGWLLSGLWVTVTVSLAAWVIALVVGSFFGVLRTAPNKWLSGAGTVYVAIFRNIPLIVQFFVWYLVIPELLPASLGTWFKQLPPNAQFFSSSIVCLGLFTGARVCEQVRSGINALPRGQRAAGLAVGLTQWQTYRYVLLPVAYRIIVPPLTSEFLNIFKNSAVASTIGLLDLSAQARQLVDYTAQTYESFIAVTVAYMLINLVVMSLMRWVEAKTRLPGYIGGK